Within Homo sapiens chromosome 2, GRCh38.p14 Primary Assembly, the genomic segment AACTTGTCCTATTTAACCATGAAAAGCAGACTAAATCAGAGGCAGCTGAGTTGATTTAGGGAGCAGTAGATGTAAAATGAGTTTTTCAgatcgtcttttttttttttttttctgagatggggtctcactctgttgcccatgctggagtacagtgacaccagctcagctcactgcaacctctgcctcccaggctcaagcgatcctcccacctcagcctccccagtagctgggacttcaggtgcacgccacaatgcctagctaatttttggtagtgacggggttttgccatgttgggcaggttggtcttgaactcctgggctcaagctgggattacaggtgtgagctgcctcACCTGGACTCAAATAATCTTTAATCTTTCAGAATTGATTTATGAGAAGGAAGATACTGAGTCCTCTCTCTCACTTCAGATTTGCTTTATTCCTAGCCACACTGGTTTTGGGTGAGGGAAGGTAGCCCCTCATGGAAAGTTGTGGGCGGTGAGACAGAAAGATGTATTTTTTGTTGGAGAGAGAGGAAAGCtttctgagtgacagagtggggACTCATAAGCAGCTTCACAGTGGTGGTGGCACCTCAGTGTTTTAGTCCGTAATGAAGCCAGCTTTGATCCTATGAGGGCAGTAGGAAGATCATTGAAAACTCCCTGGAAATCTGGTGTTCTTCTCCCAGTGCCCCAAATGACGACCAAGACTGGTTGCCCAAAAATGCTGAAGTGGGACTGTACTGCTTACCTGAGGACCACTGTAGCATGGTGTCCGTTCTCCTGGCACTGTAACATTTCCTATCATTTCTCTCCACTTCAGACTGACAGACTTCAAGGATGCAGCTGCTACTACCGGAGGTGTGTGGCACCTTACCTCAGCAAGGCCATGAGACCGTGTGGCCATGATGTGGGCCCCTCATGGCCTCAGCAGGAACACAGCACTATAGTATTGGCCTCCGCCAGAAAAACAGCTTCAAGCAGAGTGGTCCCTCAGGCACAGTACCTGCCACGCCACCTGAGAAACCCTCGGAGGGCAGAGTCTGGCCTCAGGCCCATCAGCAAGTGAAGCCaatctggaagctggaaaagaaGCAAGTGGAGACACTGTCAGCAGGGTTGGGCCCAGGCCTCTTGGGCGTCCCACCCCAGCCAGCATATTTCTTTTGCCCCAGCACTTTATGTAGCTCTGGGACCACGGCTGTCATTGCAGGCCACAGCAGTTCCTGTTACCTACACTCTCTCCCGGACTTGTTCAACAGCACCCTGCTATACCGCCGCTCCAGCTATAGGCAAAAACCGTACCAGCAACTGGAGTCTTTCTGCTTGCGTTCGAGCCCGTCAGAAAAAAgccctttttctctccctcaaaAGAGCCTCCCTGTCAGTCTCACTGCCAACAAGGCCACTTCTTCCATGGTCTTCTCCATGGCCCAGCCCATGGCCTCCTCATCCACAGAACCATACCTCTGCTTGGCAGCGGCTGGGGAAAACCCTTCAGGGAAGAGCCTGGCCTCTGCCATCTCAGGGAAGATCCCATCTCCACTCTCTTCCTCCTATAAGCCCATGCTGAATAATAATTCCTTCATGTGGCCAAATAGCACGCCAGTGCCTTTATTGCAGACCACACAGGGCCTGAAGCCAGTATCGCCACCCAAGATCCAGCCTGTCTCCTGGCATCATTCAGGGGGTACTGGAGACTGTGCACCGCAGCCTGTTGACCATAAGGTGCCCAAAAGCATTGGCACTGTCCCAGCTGATGCCAGTGCCCATATCGCCTTGTCTACCGCTAGCTCCCACGACACATCCACCACCAGTGTTGCCTCTTCCTGGTATAACCGGAATAACTTAGCCATGAGGGCAGAGCCACTTTCCTGTGCTCTGGATGACAGCTCTGATTCCCAGGATCCAACTAAGGAGATTCGGTTCACTGAGGCCGTGAGGAAATTGACCGCAAGAGGCTTTGAGAAGATGCCGAGGCAAGGCTGCCAGCTTGAACAGTCTAGTTTCCTGAACCCCAGCTTCCAGTGGAATGTCCTCAACAGGAGCAGGCGGTGGAAACCTCCTGCGGTAAATCAGCAGTTTCCTCAGGAGGATGCTGGATCGGTCAGGCGGGTCCTCCCTGGTGCCTCAGATACCTTGGGGTTGGACAATACAGTCTTCTGTACCAAGCGTATCAGCATTCACCTCCTTGCCTCACATGCCAGTGGGCTCAATCACAACCCTGCCTGTGAATCTGTAATTGACTCCTCAGCATTTGGAGAAGGCAAAGCTCCAGGTCCCCCTTTTCCTCAAACTCTTGGCATAGCCAACGTGGCCACCCGCCTCTCTTCCATCCAGCTGGGCCAGTCTGAGAAGGAGAGACCTGAGGAGGCCAGGGAGCTGGACTCATCTGATAGGGATATTAGGTATGTTGGCAATGTTTTTGGTTCATTTAGAGCAGTAGAATGTATATACCATAATTTGGGGTGGCACCGACCCTGTACCTCTGAaggttggttttattttttagctgCCCTAGAATTTTTGGTTTTCACTTCAGGGCAAGGGTTGGGAAACTATAGCTTGCAGACCAAATCTTGCTTGttgcctgcttttgtaaataaagttttgttggaatgCAGCCTTGTCCATTCATTTGCagttgtctgtggctgctttcttgTTACGATGGTAGAGCTGAGTAGTTGTGATAAACCGACTGGcctgcaaacaaaaatatttactctctggtccTTTAGAGAAAGAGTTCGCCAACCCCTATTTTAAGTAAAAACCAGGAGAGAAATAAGAATTGTGAGCACCAAATGTTGAAGCCTGTGACTTTCCTACTTTTTCCAAACCAAATGAGGTTCTCAGTCATTCTTGGCATGACAGCCATTTATAGTTAGGGCACACACATAGTTGGCTCCTTCTgttgtgttttgttattttcctgGGAACTTGGTCCACTAAGGCCTTTTTCTGAGTTCCCAGAGAGTGGCCTAGGGACATTTCAAGTCAATTACCAGATATCCATTGATGGTTTTTTAGATGTAGAATGTTGTACTTATATGCTATGAGGGACaccaaagaaaatggaaaacatagtGCCTCTTTGCAGAATGGGAGATGTAAGGTTGAGGAGCTATGCCTAGACCTAAGCTTTGAAGACAAAAGAAATGAGTTGTGAGGTCCAGGCAAGAAGTAGCAGATTGGTAATGGAGAAGGGGCAAATACTGGGAGATGATGAAGGAATGAGAATCTAACTGTGACCTCTTTGATGGAGTTGACTAGGCTGGGGGCATGATTCTTTCTTTTAGTTCAGCTACTGACCTCCAGCCAGATCAGGCTGAGACTGAAGATACAGAAGAAGAACTAGTAGATGGTTTGGAAGACTGTTGTAGCCGTGATGAGAATGAAGAGGAGGAGGGTGAGTAGGAAACCCTTTCACTTCCAACTAGGAGTTGGTTATGACCTGTTGGGCAGGGGGCTGACAATTGTGTACTAGGTCCTTGACTCACATTACCTACATCAGTCATTTGCTTTGGGGGTCTTAAGTGGGGGTAGTGCCTTCTAGAGGACTTGGGTCTCTAGTCCTCCTGTCCCACTGGTCTTACCTTCCCGCTGCTTCTGTTGAGGAAGGCAGTGCAAAGCAGCGGGGTGGTGCTTGTGGCTCCCCAAGAAGGGTTGAGCCCAGGATATTCAAGGAAGAGTTGCCTAGGCTTGGTAAGTTTGTGCTGCAGCCTCTTCTAGTCAGAATTTCTCTGTTCTTCCTTCCTCTAGGAGACTCAGAGTGCTCCTCATTAAGTGCTGTCTCCCCCAGCGAATCGGTGGCCATGATCTCTAGGTAAGTGTGGCTGTATAGATCATTGTTACATGCTCATCTTTTGTCTCTTAAAGATTATAAAGAGATAAACCACTCAAGTCATTAATGGCCTGGAGAACTCTAATGCATTTTTACCAAATTTTTATGTTTGCGACTTTAGTTTTTGAACAGGGAGTAATGGGGGGCCAGAAGCACATCTCATCTGTGGGGCTTAAAAACAGTAtcatgggccaggcgcagtggctcacacctgtaaccccagcactttggaagctgaggcaggcggatctcctgaggtcaggagttcgagactagccaagccaacatggcaaaaccctgtctctactaaaaatataaaaattagcaaggtatggtggtgcacacctgtaatcccagctgctcgggaggctgaggcacgagaatcacttgaacctgggaagtggaggttgcagtgagctgagatcgcgctgctgcactccagcctgggtgatggagcaagactttgtctcaaaaacaaaacaacaacaacaacaacagtataatgggctgggcgcagtggcttatgcctgtaatcctaacactttgggagactaagatgggtggatcacttgaggccaggagttagagaccaggctggctaacgtggtgaaaccccatctctactaaaaatggaaacaattagctgggtatggtggcacacacctgtaatcgttggcctcccaaagtgctcggattatagggctgagccactgcacctggccctaactTTTAATTAAAACCTGTATATCACTGGGCTTGACCAATATATGGAGCACCCAGAGTCGGGTTGTTTTTCTTTGCATCAACCCTGCCTTAGATGAAGCTAAGAAGAAAGTGAGCCTTCTCTGCCTCGTTTAGCATGGACAAGACAGGCTGCATCTCTGTGAAATGTTATGGTGTGGCAGCAGCACACCAATTTTAGAGCCCCTAACCTGCAAGGTGGAGACAGAGCTGTTTGGAAAGTGGGAGCGAGAACTGGGATTCTCTGTGAAGGTGGATAGAAATCCCATCACGGGCACCCTGAGTCTGATGCATAAATTGTCACTTTCAGCCCAACCCATCCTCCTTCCAGAAAAGCAGAACTACTTCAGGTTATATATATTGGATATTGATTAAGTACCTCCACTCTTCATAGGAGAAAGATATTTGACATGTAATTGATTTGGAGTCCTACCTTTTTTACACTTAAGGGCCTACTTCAGGACTGCTACACAACCCTTTAGCCTTCCTGATATATAAGATAAAATTCACAAAAGGTGTTTGTTAATCATTTgctcattaattaattaacttctACAAATTGCACATAACTTTTTCTCTATATGAGGCTTAAAcataattttcaagaaaatggaaatatatatttttattttttagagtcagagtcttgctctgttgcccaggctagagtgcagtggatccatcatagcttactgtaacctcgaactcctgggctcaagcaatactcctgcctcagcctcctgagcagctgggactacaggaccacccaccacacccagctaattaaaaaaaattttttttgtagagttgtgGGGGAAGGTCTCATTATattacccaggcttgtcttgaactctggcctcaagtaatcctcttgctttagcctcccaaagcactgagattagtggtctgagccattgcacctgaccAAAAATGGAGATAGATGAATTCCAAACCactttgcattttaaagatgagtaaaATACTTTTGGATtgctaaaatcttattttttctctattatgaAACATTTGTATATTATGGAAAATTTGGCAAccactgaaaaacagaaaaatcattgGAAACACTACCTGTTTCTTTACACAGCAGTACTTTCATTGCATTTCCTGTTGTTGTGCTCTAAGAATCATGTAATTTTAGAGATGGAAGCCATCAAGTCCAGTGTAAATATTGAGGACCAGAGAAGTGAAGCAGCTGTTCCAAGGTCATAGTTTCTAGCATGGCTAGACTAGAAGCCAGGTCTCTTGAGGAGAAGTTCAGGATTCTTGTGAGACAACTCacaagggttttttgtttgttttttaaattaagcttgtgatattgagataattatagatttcacatgcagttgtaagaaagaATGCAGAGAGGTCCCCTGTACTGTCTACTCAGTTTCCCCCATTGGGTAACATCTTGCAGAAGTACAATATAGTACACTTGGGATGTTGTTAACATTGTTAgagtcaagatatagaacatcttgccgggtgcagtagctcacgcctgtaaccccagcactttgggaggctgaggcaggtagatgagttgaagtcaggagtttgagaccagcctggccaacatggtgaaaccccatgttttactaaaatacaacatattttactaaaaatacaaaaattagctgggcgtgatggtgggcgcctataatcccagctactcgggaggctgaggcaggagaatcacatgaacctgggaggcagaggttgcagtgagccggtatcgtgccactgcaccccagcctgggtgacaagagcaagactctgtctcaaaaaaaaaaacaagatacagAACGTTGTCATCACTGTAGgaattcctcctcctcctacccttactctcccatcccctccttaaccccctggcaaccactagttctcctttttgtcatttcaagaatgttacacAGATAGAATCACAGCAGTATGTCACCTTTTGACATTGAcgttttttcattcagcatattCTTTGGAGACTGACCGGGGTTGTTGCATGTATTAAtagttctcattcttttttattgctggatAGTGTTCtgtggtatggatgtaccacagtttgtttaaccgtACACCTGTTgaaggatatttgggttgttttcaggttttggctgttatgaataaagctgctataaataatCATGTACATATTTTTCTGT encodes:
- the TTLL4 gene encoding tubulin monoglutamylase TTLL4 isoform X5 — protein: MASAGTQHYSIGLRQKNSFKQSGPSGTVPATPPEKPSEGRVWPQAHQQVKPIWKLEKKQVETLSAGLGPGLLGVPPQPAYFFCPSTLCSSGTTAVIAGHSSSCYLHSLPDLFNSTLLYRRSSYRQKPYQQLESFCLRSSPSEKSPFSLPQKSLPVSLTANKATSSMVFSMAQPMASSSTEPYLCLAAAGENPSGKSLASAISGKIPSPLSSSYKPMLNNNSFMWPNSTPVPLLQTTQGLKPVSPPKIQPVSWHHSGGTGDCAPQPVDHKVPKSIGTVPADASAHIALSTASSHDTSTTSVASSWYNRNNLAMRAEPLSCALDDSSDSQDPTKEIRFTEAVRKLTARGFEKMPRQGCQLEQSSFLNPSFQWNVLNRSRRWKPPAVNQQFPQEDAGSVRRVLPGASDTLGLDNTVFCTKRISIHLLASHASGLNHNPACESVIDSSAFGEGKAPGPPFPQTLGIANVATRLSSIQLGQSEKERPEEARELDSSDRDISSATDLQPDQAETEDTEEELVDGLEDCCSRDENEEEEGDSECSSLSAVSPSESVAMISRSCMEILTKPLSNHEKVVRPALIYSLFPNVPPTIYFGTRDERVEKLPWEQRKLLRWKMSTVTPNIVKQTIGRSHFKISKRNDDWLGCWGHHMKSPSFRSIREHQKLNHFPGSFQIGRKDRLWRNLSRMQSRFGKKEFSFFPQSFILPQDAKLLRKAWESSSRQKWIVKPPASARGIGIQVIHKWSQLPKRRPLLVQRYLHKPYLISGSKFDLRIYVYVTSYDPLRIYLFSDGLVRFASCKYVTVVFAFHEEPWQ